A single genomic interval of Vibrio maritimus harbors:
- a CDS encoding DeoR/GlpR family DNA-binding transcription regulator yields the protein MNVTLRRKKILDLLCAQGTVEVKALAKELNTSHVTVRNDLTSLEKEGKLERFFGGAALPTMMRMPAASQSGLDRELAVNQRYQINDEAKRKIAAKAAEMVASNSTIIIDSGSTTHLLAQALADSGNVTVITNNLAAASTLAGIGSVTLAISGGVYRNVSQSIHGHKAEEFFDGVYADIAFIGADGLDPEKGVTTFNEGYNVTQMMAKCAKTVVILADSSKLSRSGFNQVLLPEQLDMLITDTGISNDDMTHFRAQGIHVIAV from the coding sequence ATGAATGTCACTTTAAGAAGAAAGAAGATACTGGATTTACTCTGTGCACAAGGGACGGTTGAGGTCAAAGCCCTAGCTAAAGAGCTTAATACGTCTCATGTCACGGTCAGAAATGACCTCACGAGTCTCGAAAAAGAAGGGAAGCTGGAGCGTTTTTTTGGTGGTGCGGCACTGCCAACCATGATGCGAATGCCGGCAGCTTCGCAAAGTGGATTGGATCGCGAACTTGCAGTCAACCAGCGCTATCAAATTAACGATGAAGCAAAGCGAAAGATAGCAGCAAAAGCTGCAGAGATGGTGGCATCTAACTCAACTATCATCATCGATAGTGGCAGTACGACACATCTACTTGCGCAAGCTTTAGCCGACTCAGGTAATGTCACAGTGATCACCAATAACTTGGCGGCTGCCTCGACATTAGCAGGTATTGGTTCAGTCACTCTCGCTATTAGCGGAGGAGTATATCGTAATGTTTCCCAATCTATTCACGGGCATAAGGCAGAAGAGTTTTTTGATGGGGTCTATGCTGATATTGCTTTTATTGGTGCGGATGGTTTAGACCCAGAGAAAGGAGTGACGACGTTTAATGAGGGTTATAACGTTACACAGATGATGGCAAAGTGTGCCAAAACAGTAGTGATTCTTGCCGATTCCTCAAAGCTATCGCGCTCTGGGTTCAATCAAGTACTGCTACCAGAGCAGCTCGATATGTTGATCACAGATACTGGTATTTCTAATGACGATATGACGCATTTTCGCGCGCAAGGTATACATGTGATAGCGGTTTGA
- a CDS encoding DeoR/GlpR family DNA-binding transcription regulator has product MNQLERRETILQSLNDHGQVLVKDMAVTLNTSEVTLRADLKALEQEGKLKRFFGGAQSIKHLPLSQVDSEVQIDRRYEINSKSKHKIAEAAAAMIAPSDTIILDSGSTTHLVAEQLGLRGGNTIITNNLAACVSLMDAENTTLVVIGGTYRNKTKSLHGFRAEQCLDGVQADILVVGADGLDPDKGITTFNEGYAITGVMAKCVKKVIAVVDSTKLGRIGFNQVLDISRIDVLVIDEGINAEDKARFEQCGVQVVVV; this is encoded by the coding sequence ATGAATCAGTTAGAGCGTAGAGAGACTATCCTTCAGTCGTTAAACGACCACGGTCAGGTCCTAGTTAAGGATATGGCTGTGACTCTGAATACTTCCGAAGTAACGCTTCGAGCTGATTTAAAAGCACTGGAACAAGAAGGCAAACTCAAACGCTTTTTTGGTGGTGCACAATCCATCAAACACCTACCGCTCTCGCAGGTCGATAGTGAAGTTCAAATCGATCGCCGCTACGAAATCAACAGCAAATCCAAGCACAAAATTGCAGAAGCTGCAGCGGCCATGATTGCCCCGTCCGATACTATTATTCTGGACAGTGGTAGCACGACGCATTTAGTTGCCGAGCAACTGGGCTTGCGCGGAGGCAACACCATCATTACTAACAACCTGGCCGCTTGTGTGTCACTAATGGACGCGGAAAACACCACGCTAGTCGTGATTGGTGGCACCTACCGCAACAAAACCAAATCCCTACATGGTTTTCGAGCGGAACAGTGTCTCGATGGTGTCCAGGCAGACATATTAGTTGTTGGTGCCGATGGGCTTGATCCTGATAAAGGCATTACCACTTTTAACGAAGGTTATGCCATTACTGGAGTGATGGCGAAATGCGTGAAAAAAGTGATTGCAGTTGTCGACTCAACTAAGCTAGGTCGCATTGGCTTCAACCAAGTTCTTGATATTTCTCGTATCGACGTCCTCGTCATCGACGAAGGGATCAACGCAGAAGACAAAGCACGATTTGAGCAATGTGGTGTTCAGGTCGTCGTCGTATAG
- the cydX gene encoding cytochrome bd-I oxidase subunit CydX, with translation MWYICWVLGILLACSFGIINAMWLEQRGEHDDDGEP, from the coding sequence ATGTGGTATATCTGCTGGGTACTGGGCATCCTGCTAGCCTGCTCTTTTGGCATCATCAATGCGATGTGGCTAGAACAGCGTGGTGAGCATGATGACGATGGCGAGCCATAA
- the cydB gene encoding cytochrome d ubiquinol oxidase subunit II: protein MFDYETLRLFTWAIVGILIIGFAIADGFDMGVAALLPMLGKTNVERRVMVNSIAPHWDGNQVWLITAGGAIFAIWPAVYATAFSGFYLALVLVLAALWLRPIGMDYRNKIDDPKWRMACDIALTISGFVPPLVFGVGFGNLFVGLPFELNELLMISYKGGFWSLFTPLPILCGVVAVAMTLLQGATFLQLKTTGDIRQRAQSTAVWTACLAIAAFIGGGLLASHQDGYIIQGILDHNGLSNPIGKDVNLVENGMLHNYVEHPALFIIPAFGSLMLLTAAVLSMVKRAGLAFMSSSLAIFSIILTAGVALFPMIIPSSLVPEHSLTLWDATSSYKTLSIISIIAIIVVPVILGYTTWCYYKMFGRIDNKFIEENSTSLY from the coding sequence ATGTTTGATTATGAAACACTCCGACTCTTCACTTGGGCGATTGTCGGGATCCTGATCATTGGTTTTGCGATTGCAGATGGCTTTGATATGGGCGTAGCAGCCCTGCTGCCGATGCTCGGAAAAACCAACGTAGAACGCCGCGTAATGGTAAACAGCATTGCACCCCACTGGGATGGTAACCAGGTATGGCTGATTACCGCTGGCGGTGCCATCTTCGCTATCTGGCCAGCTGTTTACGCAACCGCGTTTTCAGGGTTTTATCTGGCGCTTGTTCTAGTACTAGCAGCATTGTGGCTACGTCCTATTGGCATGGATTATCGCAACAAAATTGATGATCCAAAATGGCGAATGGCATGTGACATCGCGCTTACTATCAGCGGCTTCGTACCACCGCTCGTCTTTGGCGTAGGCTTTGGTAATTTGTTTGTCGGTCTACCGTTCGAGCTTAATGAGCTTCTCATGATCAGCTACAAAGGCGGTTTCTGGAGCCTGTTCACACCACTACCAATTTTGTGCGGTGTGGTAGCGGTAGCGATGACGCTGTTGCAAGGCGCGACGTTCTTACAGTTAAAAACCACTGGAGACATACGTCAACGCGCTCAATCAACCGCAGTTTGGACAGCATGCTTAGCTATCGCAGCGTTTATTGGTGGCGGTCTACTCGCAAGCCATCAAGATGGTTACATCATTCAGGGAATCCTTGACCATAACGGCTTATCGAACCCAATTGGTAAAGACGTGAACTTGGTTGAGAACGGAATGTTGCACAACTATGTTGAGCACCCTGCGCTGTTTATCATCCCTGCATTTGGTTCGCTAATGTTACTTACCGCAGCGGTTCTATCTATGGTGAAAAGAGCAGGCTTAGCCTTTATGAGCTCAAGTCTGGCTATTTTCTCTATCATACTGACGGCAGGCGTGGCTCTGTTCCCAATGATCATTCCATCAAGCTTGGTGCCTGAACACAGCTTGACGCTTTGGGACGCGACCTCTAGCTACAAAACACTCAGTATTATTTCTATCATCGCTATCATCGTTGTGCCTGTCATCTTGGGCTACACCACTTGGTGTTACTACAAAATGTTTGGCCGCATTGATAACAAATTCATTGAAGAGAACAGCACCTCGCTGTACTAA
- a CDS encoding cytochrome ubiquinol oxidase subunit I, with the protein MLTDVVDLSRLQFASTALYHFIFVPLTIGLSFLLAIMESVYVMTGKTIYKDMTKFWGKLFGINFAVGVATGLTMEFQFGTNWSYYSHYVGDIFGAPLAIEALVAFFLESTLVGMFFFGWDRLSKRQHLTVTWLTALGSNFSGLWILMANGWMQNPVGADFNFETMRMEMTSFADVVFNPVTQVKFVHTVAAGYTTGALFIMGISAYYLLKNRDVAFAKRSFAIACSFGMAAIFSTLMLGDESGYELGDVQQVKLAAIEAEWHTEEAPASFTLFGFPNQETMETDYAIKIPYLMGIIATRSLDEPVTGIRDLLANNEQRIRNGMIAYGLLERLRNGDKTEENIAKFNDVKSDLGYGLLLKKYTPNVSDASEQQIKMAAKDTIPQVAPLFWSFRIMVACGVLMFALIGFSFIQVCRKKIGTQKWLLKAAIWAIPLPWIACEAGWFVAEYGRQPWAIGEVLPVSMATSDLSASDLWISLGAVYVLYTLFLIAEMFLMVKFSRRGPSVLKTGRYHHEQTPSLDNAIDGYK; encoded by the coding sequence ATGTTAACAGATGTCGTTGATCTGTCGCGTCTGCAATTTGCTAGCACCGCGCTTTATCACTTTATATTCGTGCCTCTCACCATAGGTCTTTCGTTCCTACTTGCTATTATGGAATCGGTCTATGTCATGACAGGTAAAACCATCTACAAGGATATGACCAAATTCTGGGGCAAACTCTTTGGGATCAACTTTGCCGTCGGTGTCGCCACCGGCTTAACCATGGAGTTCCAGTTCGGTACTAACTGGTCATATTATTCTCACTATGTAGGCGATATCTTTGGCGCACCACTTGCCATCGAAGCATTAGTCGCATTCTTCCTAGAGTCGACGCTAGTCGGGATGTTCTTCTTTGGCTGGGATCGCCTGAGCAAACGTCAACACTTGACTGTCACTTGGCTAACTGCGCTTGGTTCAAATTTCTCTGGTTTGTGGATTTTGATGGCGAACGGTTGGATGCAAAATCCTGTCGGCGCGGATTTCAACTTCGAAACCATGCGAATGGAGATGACTAGCTTCGCGGACGTCGTCTTCAACCCAGTGACTCAAGTTAAATTTGTTCACACGGTCGCAGCAGGTTACACCACAGGTGCGCTTTTCATCATGGGTATCAGTGCGTACTACTTACTTAAGAATCGTGATGTAGCGTTTGCAAAACGTTCTTTTGCGATCGCTTGTTCATTCGGTATGGCGGCAATTTTCTCTACGCTAATGCTAGGCGACGAGTCTGGGTATGAGCTCGGTGACGTACAGCAAGTGAAACTTGCAGCCATCGAAGCCGAGTGGCACACCGAAGAGGCACCGGCATCATTTACGCTGTTTGGTTTCCCGAATCAAGAGACCATGGAGACCGACTACGCCATCAAGATCCCATATCTAATGGGTATCATCGCCACTCGCTCTCTTGATGAGCCTGTTACCGGTATTCGAGATCTTCTGGCTAACAATGAGCAACGCATCCGAAACGGTATGATTGCTTATGGATTGTTGGAGCGCCTTCGTAATGGTGACAAGACTGAAGAGAACATTGCTAAGTTCAACGATGTGAAATCTGACCTTGGCTACGGTTTGCTACTCAAAAAGTACACACCAAATGTATCGGATGCGAGCGAACAACAAATCAAAATGGCTGCGAAAGACACCATTCCACAAGTGGCTCCACTCTTCTGGAGCTTCCGCATTATGGTGGCGTGTGGCGTGTTGATGTTTGCGTTAATTGGCTTCTCATTCATCCAAGTATGCCGTAAGAAAATCGGCACACAAAAATGGTTACTTAAAGCGGCTATCTGGGCAATCCCACTTCCTTGGATTGCATGTGAGGCTGGCTGGTTTGTTGCCGAGTACGGTCGCCAACCTTGGGCAATCGGTGAAGTGCTACCTGTTAGCATGGCAACATCCGACCTTTCTGCCAGCGACCTATGGATATCTCTGGGTGCGGTCTATGTTCTGTACACCCTATTCCTCATCGCTGAGATGTTCTTGATGGTAAAATTCTCTCGTCGTGGACCAAGTGTTCTTAAGACGGGTCGCTACCATCACGAACAAACTCCATCTTTAGACAACGCCATCGACGGCTACAAATAG
- a CDS encoding DoxX family protein: MIKSVITWYDNLIEKCRKIDFLVLFSIRLFLVPVIFVGARSKVLGYAGTVAWFGAPVADGGLNLPFPELLAFLAAATEVLGCICIALGLFTRIVSIPMIFMMSVASAMVHWKHGWDAIATGSMESTMRLNGFITWLAENFPGRYNYITELGDPVMLNNGMEFAATYFVMLMVLFIYGGGRYVSLDYWIKKPFMKNQQRLNHTK; the protein is encoded by the coding sequence ATGATTAAGTCAGTCATTACTTGGTACGACAACCTTATCGAAAAATGTCGCAAAATAGACTTTTTGGTCCTTTTTTCCATCCGTCTTTTTCTGGTTCCAGTGATCTTTGTAGGCGCACGCTCTAAGGTTCTGGGCTACGCAGGTACCGTCGCATGGTTTGGCGCTCCTGTAGCAGACGGTGGATTAAACTTACCTTTTCCCGAACTCCTTGCGTTCCTCGCTGCTGCCACTGAAGTTCTTGGGTGTATCTGTATTGCACTTGGACTATTCACCCGCATTGTCTCAATCCCAATGATTTTCATGATGAGCGTAGCCAGTGCCATGGTTCACTGGAAACACGGCTGGGATGCGATCGCAACAGGCAGCATGGAATCAACCATGCGTCTTAACGGCTTCATTACCTGGCTGGCAGAGAACTTCCCTGGTCGCTACAACTACATCACGGAGCTGGGCGACCCGGTCATGCTTAACAATGGTATGGAGTTCGCCGCCACCTACTTTGTGATGCTGATGGTGCTGTTCATCTACGGTGGAGGTCGCTACGTGAGCCTAGATTACTGGATAAAAAAACCTTTCATGAAAAACCAACAAAGGCTTAATCACACCAAATAA
- a CDS encoding putative DNA-binding domain-containing protein, with product MHNPPGQMLHQTESLARLVRAGRTEECQYGEFIRDNIFGVVTNTFPLFVARVGDKNLNQLLDGFLLKHCAMEPEFHHIATEFVQYVQQCPMAEALSTSIIEYEWTAFSAEIDCDVVMPARDWSDDILASAEYYRILLNPTARLLELPFEVSSHSITPTENNKSKYYAVFRHAQHHVVSQKLRPIDVALVQMIQSLPCASLLELKLQTDAQLADFNLANWIQHFTHLGLLHIEALGE from the coding sequence ATGCATAATCCTCCAGGACAAATGCTGCATCAAACTGAATCGCTCGCTCGATTAGTGCGCGCTGGTCGCACTGAAGAATGTCAATACGGAGAGTTTATTCGAGACAACATCTTTGGTGTAGTCACCAACACCTTCCCTCTTTTTGTGGCGCGTGTTGGCGATAAGAATCTCAATCAATTACTCGATGGGTTTCTGCTGAAACACTGCGCCATGGAGCCTGAATTTCACCATATTGCGACAGAGTTTGTTCAATACGTTCAGCAATGCCCAATGGCGGAAGCACTTAGCACATCGATTATTGAATACGAGTGGACAGCGTTTAGCGCTGAGATTGATTGCGACGTAGTAATGCCAGCAAGGGATTGGAGTGACGACATTCTGGCGAGTGCAGAGTATTACCGCATCTTGCTCAACCCAACCGCTCGGCTTCTTGAATTGCCTTTTGAGGTATCCAGTCATTCGATAACGCCAACAGAAAATAACAAATCGAAATATTACGCCGTTTTTCGGCATGCTCAACACCATGTGGTATCGCAAAAGCTAAGGCCTATTGATGTCGCGCTAGTACAGATGATTCAGTCGCTGCCTTGCGCCAGCTTACTGGAACTAAAACTACAAACAGACGCTCAACTTGCCGACTTCAACCTAGCGAATTGGATACAACATTTCACACATCTTGGGCTGTTACACATCGAAGCCCTAGGAGAATAA
- a CDS encoding DUF692 domain-containing protein: MRTITDTSKGIGLRMEHIEMLSEMPKHPDIDFLELAPENWMNIGGEKRERLIEIAGKYPLVAHGLSLSIGDCVPLNESYLADVARFLNEFDIEIYSDHLCFSRDSQGYLYDLLPVPRNQENIDYLVSRIQRVQHLVERPLVLENISYYHNFDNEMPEGEFFAELIEKSGCQMLLDINNVYVNSVNHGYCPYEMLRALPSDAIRYYHIAGHLKQSDESLLDTHGKPVPDSVKDLAHYVYLLHGSKPLLLERDHNVPPLVVLSEELRQIYADVSTPSRLTNSVKQGEAYA, from the coding sequence ATGCGGACAATAACCGACACCAGCAAAGGGATTGGTTTACGCATGGAACACATCGAGATGCTCAGCGAAATGCCTAAACATCCAGACATCGATTTTCTTGAGCTAGCGCCAGAAAACTGGATGAACATCGGCGGAGAAAAGCGAGAACGTCTTATTGAAATTGCAGGTAAATACCCTCTCGTTGCTCACGGACTCAGTCTATCCATTGGTGACTGTGTTCCACTAAATGAGAGTTATTTGGCAGATGTTGCGCGATTTCTAAACGAGTTTGATATCGAGATTTACAGCGATCATCTCTGTTTTTCGAGAGACAGTCAGGGGTATCTGTATGACCTGCTGCCAGTTCCGAGGAATCAAGAAAATATCGACTATTTAGTATCACGCATTCAACGAGTTCAACACTTGGTCGAGCGCCCACTAGTCTTGGAAAACATTTCGTATTACCACAACTTTGATAACGAGATGCCAGAAGGTGAATTCTTTGCCGAGTTGATTGAAAAATCAGGGTGCCAGATGTTGCTAGACATCAACAATGTCTATGTGAACAGCGTGAACCACGGCTACTGCCCTTACGAGATGTTAAGAGCCCTACCCAGTGACGCCATTCGCTACTACCACATCGCTGGTCACCTAAAACAGAGTGATGAGTCACTGCTAGATACCCACGGTAAACCCGTGCCTGACAGCGTTAAAGATCTCGCACACTATGTGTATCTCCTACATGGGAGCAAGCCTCTGCTTCTAGAGCGTGACCACAATGTGCCTCCGCTGGTCGTGCTGAGCGAAGAGTTGCGCCAGATCTATGCAGACGTGAGTACTCCATCTCGGCTGACAAACTCAGTCAAGCAAGGAGAGGCGTATGCATAA
- a CDS encoding MBL fold metallo-hydrolase: MKWPIKALALALGCSLGATQSFAINLEPLDKDFTLQILGSGGPISDDLRASSGELIWWKGKSRIMIDAGGGNYLRFGQAGAKLEDLDLLAISHFHTDHVADLPAILKGAYFFNREDALDITGPEAGSAFPSLTGYMDAMFNKEKGAYAYLNGLYDGTDGLFPVDLTDVSYTATTPQKVYALDGLTVYALGIPHGDVPTLAYRIESDKGTIVISADQNGSNPAFLNFAKGADILVMPMAIHEEADEISAFMHAKPSVVGKIAAEINPKLLILNHWMGLGLKRKALSLDIVAKYYKGKIFSARDLSSFPVASLKETSNEQ; encoded by the coding sequence ATGAAATGGCCGATTAAAGCACTCGCTCTAGCGCTGGGCTGCTCTCTTGGGGCAACACAATCTTTTGCAATCAATCTTGAACCCCTAGACAAAGACTTTACCCTGCAAATCCTTGGATCAGGCGGTCCCATTTCCGATGACTTACGCGCGTCATCTGGCGAGCTCATTTGGTGGAAAGGCAAATCAAGAATCATGATTGATGCCGGCGGTGGTAACTATCTGCGATTTGGTCAAGCTGGTGCCAAGCTAGAGGATTTAGACCTCCTTGCCATCTCACACTTTCATACCGACCACGTTGCCGATTTGCCAGCCATCCTAAAAGGGGCTTACTTCTTCAATCGTGAAGATGCACTGGACATTACAGGTCCCGAAGCGGGCTCTGCTTTTCCAAGTCTAACGGGCTATATGGACGCTATGTTCAATAAAGAGAAGGGCGCGTATGCCTACCTTAACGGTCTCTATGATGGCACCGACGGTCTGTTCCCGGTCGACCTCACCGATGTGTCCTATACCGCAACGACACCACAAAAAGTCTACGCGCTAGATGGCTTAACTGTATACGCACTAGGTATTCCACACGGTGATGTTCCGACGCTGGCATACCGAATCGAGAGTGACAAAGGCACCATCGTTATCTCAGCTGACCAAAATGGTAGCAACCCAGCTTTCCTTAACTTTGCCAAGGGTGCCGACATTCTCGTCATGCCAATGGCGATTCACGAAGAGGCAGATGAGATTTCCGCTTTTATGCACGCCAAACCATCTGTCGTTGGCAAAATCGCTGCAGAAATCAATCCTAAGCTACTTATCCTAAACCACTGGATGGGTCTTGGTCTTAAACGTAAAGCTCTGTCGCTCGACATTGTAGCCAAATACTACAAGGGCAAGATTTTCTCTGCTCGTGACCTCTCTAGCTTCCCTGTTGCTTCTCTAAAGGAGACTTCAAATGAACAATAA